In the Sedimentisphaera cyanobacteriorum genome, CGAAAAGGCTTGGAAAATCGGCAATATCCGCGAGGGCAGCAGAGAAGTTGTAATAAAATAATCACTTACTGCTGCATAAGCTGTCGGGTTATGCATATTTGGCCGTCCGAAACAATTTTTATGAGTGATAAAAAACAAAGACATTACTTTGATATGCTGGGGCGGATATTGAAGCTCTATTTCGCCCGTCCCGCAGACTGTCAAACCCTTGTAACCCAAAGCTACGACCGCATCAGCTCATCTTACGACCAAAGCTGGACAAACCACATGCGCGGGCTCACCGAATCGCTGATAAACCGCCTTGCGCCGCCCACCGGAAGCAAATGTATAGACCTAACCTGCGGGACAGGCTATGCCTCAGAGCTGCTTGCAAGATGCAGCAGCGGGGAGGTAACAGGGGTGGATGCCTCCAGCGGTATGCTCGAGAAGGCAGAAGAAAACTGCGGGGATTTGTGCAGGTTCGTTAATTCAGACGTGCTCGACTTCCTCAAACAGCAGGAGAAGGGAAGCTGCGATATTATCACCTGCTGCTGGGGACTTGGATACTCCAAGCCGATCGCCGTGATTAGGGAGATTGCCAGAGTTCTCAAGCCGGGCGGGAAGGCCGCAGTAATCGATAATTCCATCTTCTCCCTGCGGGAGATTATGTCCTGCTCGTTTCTCACCTTCGCTGAGAGCCCCGAGAAGCTCGAAAACCTAATGCGGTTTAAGTTTCTAACCGGCCCGGGAATGCTTGGGCTTTTCTATAGAATTTCCGGCCTTACAAAAATCTACAGCAGTCAGGGCAGCAAAACATACTATGCCCGTTCGGGGAAAGAGGCCATCGACAGGCTCACCGTCACGGGCGCAGCAGCAGGCTTCGAATACGCGTGCAGACCGGAAGACAAAGATCAAATCTACAGCAGATTCGCAGAGCTTATCGAAGAGAAATACAAAGACGAAATTCCGATTGTCCACCGATACCTTTCGGGGATCGCAGTAAAATGACTTCCCGTATTCTCAGGCTTATCCGGCTGTATTATTCGCTTCCGCTTGCTGGCGGATTTATCGTTATAATGCTCTATCTAAGGGGCGGGTCGCTCGAAGGTGTACTGGAGAAAACGCTGCTCGCCTTCGCCTCGCTTTTCTGCATAATCTCTGCGGCATACTGCCTCAACGACATTTGTGACAGAAGGATTGATGCTGTAAACAAGCCCTCCCGAGTTCTCCCAAGCGGGAGTTTGAATGTAAAGACGGCTATAATCTTCTGCGCAGGCTTATTTGCAGCAGGTCTTGCGTTTGCGTTTTTCTGCGGAGCGGCTTTCTCAATCGCCGCCGCGGGGCTGTCGGGTCTGCTGATACTCTACGACACAAAATCCAAATCAGCAGGCGTGTTTAAGGTTCTGCTTGCTGCCGGGCTCACCACATCGCTCTATCCGCTTGCATTTACCCTCGCTGAACCCGTGCATACTCCCCGCCTTGCCGTTTTATACATCCACCCAGTCTGGCTTTTCTTCAGCTCGCTGGGCTATGAGCTGCTCAAGGATGCCCGAGATGTAAAAGGAGACAGCACCTTCAGCAGCGCAGATTTACAGTACAGGGAGAAAAAATATACACGTGCAGCGAG is a window encoding:
- a CDS encoding class I SAM-dependent methyltransferase, translating into MSDKKQRHYFDMLGRILKLYFARPADCQTLVTQSYDRISSSYDQSWTNHMRGLTESLINRLAPPTGSKCIDLTCGTGYASELLARCSSGEVTGVDASSGMLEKAEENCGDLCRFVNSDVLDFLKQQEKGSCDIITCCWGLGYSKPIAVIREIARVLKPGGKAAVIDNSIFSLREIMSCSFLTFAESPEKLENLMRFKFLTGPGMLGLFYRISGLTKIYSSQGSKTYYARSGKEAIDRLTVTGAAAGFEYACRPEDKDQIYSRFAELIEEKYKDEIPIVHRYLSGIAVK
- a CDS encoding UbiA family prenyltransferase — its product is MTSRILRLIRLYYSLPLAGGFIVIMLYLRGGSLEGVLEKTLLAFASLFCIISAAYCLNDICDRRIDAVNKPSRVLPSGSLNVKTAIIFCAGLFAAGLAFAFFCGAAFSIAAAGLSGLLILYDTKSKSAGVFKVLLAAGLTTSLYPLAFTLAEPVHTPRLAVLYIHPVWLFFSSLGYELLKDARDVKGDSTFSSADLQYREKKYTRAARFIIPAASLITLIPYFAGMCREVYLASAAGAILLAIASTGRKPSAAIRLVYCEVFLITAGSLADIIIFGP